The following coding sequences lie in one Spinacia oleracea cultivar Varoflay chromosome 1, BTI_SOV_V1, whole genome shotgun sequence genomic window:
- the LOC110791144 gene encoding hydroxyacylglutathione hydrolase cytoplasmic, with the protein MKIVHIPCLDDNYSYLIIDEQTKEAAVVDPVEPEKVLEVAKQNDADVKFVLTTHHHWDHAGGNDKIRELVPGIKVFGGSIDNVKGCTDKMDNGDKVSLGAEINILSLHTPCHTKGHISYYVTGKEDESPAVFTGDTMFVAGCGKFFEGTSEQMYQSLCVTLGSLPKPTRVYCGHEYTVKNLQFALTVEPENAKIVEKLAWAKNQRNAGLPTIPSTIAEELETNPFVRVDMPEIQKKVGFNTPVEALQEIRKLKDNWRG; encoded by the exons ATGAAAATCGTCCACATTCCCTGCTTGGACGACAACTATTCTTACCT GATAATCGATGAGCAGACGAAGGAAGCAGCTGTTGTTGATCCAGTTGAGCCGGAGAAGGTTCTAGAAGTTGCTAAGCAAAATGACGCCGATGTCAAGTTTGTTCTCACTACTCACCATCACTG GGATCATGCTGGTGGAAATGATAAGATAAGAGAGCTGGTTCCTGGAATTAAGGTTTTTGGTGGTTCCATTGATAATGTGAAAGGATGCACTGATAAAATGGACAATGGTGATAAGGTCTCATTGGGAGCTGAAATCAACATACTGTCTCTTCATACGCCTTG CCACACCAAAGGTCATATAAGCTACTATGTGACTGGAAAAGAAGATGAGAGCCCTGCTGTTTTCACTGGCGATACTATG TTCGTTGCTGGTTGTGGCAAATTTTTCGAGGGTACATCAGAGCAGATGTATCAGTCACTCTGTGTGACATTGGGTTCTTTGCCAAAGCCGACTAGAGTTTATTGCGGTCATGAG TACACGGTGAAGAACCTTCAATTTGCTTTGACTGTTGAACCCGAGAATGCAAAGATAGTGGAGAAATTGGCATGGGCCAAGAACCAGCGGAATGCTGGCTTGCCTACTATTCCATCGACCATTGCAGAAGAACTAGAAACTAACCCGTTTGTGCGTGTTGACATGCCCGAGATTCAG